In a genomic window of Procambarus clarkii isolate CNS0578487 chromosome 10, FALCON_Pclarkii_2.0, whole genome shotgun sequence:
- the LOC123750589 gene encoding uncharacterized protein, producing MRKETRNPSSQTWNLSPQTRNLCPQTRNPSPQTRNLSPQTRNLSPQTQNPSSQTWNLSPQTRNLSPQTRNPSSQTWNLSPQTRNLSAQTRNLSPQTRNPSPQTWNLSAQTRNLSPQTRNPSPQTRNLSPQTRNLSPQTRNLSPQTRNLSPHSRNLSPQTRNLSPHSRNLSPHSRNLSPQTIRTRETPL from the exons atgaggaaggag ACGCGGAACCCGTCTTCTCAGACGTGGAACCTGTCTCCTCAGACGCGGAACCTGTGTCCTCAGACGCGGAACCCGTCTCCTCAGACGCGGAACCTGTCTCCTCAGACGCGGAACCTGTCTCCTCAGACGCAGAACCCGTCTTCTCAGACGTGGAACCTGTCTCCTCAGACGCGGAACCTGTCTCCTCAGACGCGGAACCCGTCTTCTCAGACGTGGAACCTGTCTCCTCAGACGCGGAACCTGTCTGCTCAGACGCGGAACCTGTCTCCTCAGACGCGGAACCCGTCTCCTCAGACGTGGAACCTGTCTGCTCAGACGCGGAACCTGTCTCCTCAGACGCGGAACCCGTCTCCTCAGACGCGGAACCTGTCTCCTCAGACGCGGAACCTGTCTCCTCAGACGCGGAACCTGTCTCCTCAGACGCGGAACCTGTCTCCTCATTCGCGGAACCTGTCTCCTCAGACGCGGAACCTGTCTCCTCATTCGCGGAACCTGTCTCCTCATTCGCGGAACCTGTCTCCTCAGACGATCAGAACCCGGGAAACACCATTGTAA